ACGCCGGAACGCCAGCGCGACCTGCAGGAGGTCAATGCGCGGGTGAACTCCGCGATATCGGAAATCTCCGACCGGGAGCATCATGGCCGCGAGGATGTCTGGAGCATCCCGTCCGACGGGCAGGGCGATTGCGAGGATTTCGCGCTGTTGAAGCGCAAGCAACTGATCGAGCGGGGCTGGCCGTCATCGGCCCTGCTGATCGCAGTCGTCGGCACGCCGGCCGGCGAGGGACACGCGGTGCTGATGGCGACCACCTCCGAGGGGGATCTCGTTCTCGACAACAAGACCTCCCGCCTGCTGCCCTGGACGCAGACCGGGTATCTGTTCTTCACCCGCATGTCGCAGTCCAATCCCCGTGCCTGGGAAGCGATCGATGGCGGCAATATTGCCGTGACTGCCGCGACGCGGCGTCCGTATCGGCCCTGAGGGGAGCGGCCGCCGCGAAGACCTGTTCTGCGAAGCCGGGACATCGGAGGACTTGCTTGTCTCGGTGCCCGGCTCCTTGCCGAGGCTGGGATCGTTGTGCGTGCTGGAGGGCGCATGATCCGATCAGGCTGCGGACCAGCCTGATCGGGTACAAGCCTGGCCTCAACGGCTGAGACCGCCGCCACCATGGCCGCCGCCGCCGTTGCCGCCGTTACCGCCGCCATTGCCACCGCCGTGGCCTCCGCCGCCACCATTGCCGCCGTTGCCACCACCGCCGTTACCGCCGTGGCCTCCGCCGCCGTTACCTCCGCCGCCACTGCCGCCGCCGCCGTTGCCGCCGTTACCGCCGCCATTGCCACCGCCACCGCCGTGGCCTCCGCCGCCGCCATTGCCGCCGTTGCCACCACCGCCGTTACCGCCGTGGCCTCCGCCGCCGTTACCTCCGCCGCCACTGCCGCCGCCGCCGTTGCCTCCGCCGCCATGGCCACCGCCACCGCCGTGTCCGCCACCGCCATGGCCTCCGCCGCCATTGCCTCCGTTACCGCCGCCGCCGTGGCCACCATTGCCGCCGTTGCCGCCGTTGCCGCCGCCATGGCCGCCGCCACCGTGACCGCCGTCGCCATGACCTCCG
This genomic interval from Bosea sp. 29B contains the following:
- a CDS encoding transglutaminase-like cysteine peptidase, yielding MTMPVFITAWALGIALLAGNPPSAARADQLAARTRGPASPPPAFLDFCARNPVECRRSGALTRQVVLTPERQRDLQEVNARVNSAISEISDREHHGREDVWSIPSDGQGDCEDFALLKRKQLIERGWPSSALLIAVVGTPAGEGHAVLMATTSEGDLVLDNKTSRLLPWTQTGYLFFTRMSQSNPRAWEAIDGGNIAVTAATRRPYRP